The proteins below come from a single Mytilus edulis chromosome 5, xbMytEdul2.2, whole genome shotgun sequence genomic window:
- the LOC139523673 gene encoding uncharacterized protein yields MDDKNNFSLTFPFQKQRKRMSCNVSNKDRLTMEYDNEVDLDKVSMRQLEVLAMKINVDEKTHQIEKNQILEQSGEKIRLLEDENDFLKIKTEDQADKIKQLDNANTKKDREIQKLKNREDELSGKIVELEAQILQTKETIDEQKLEIERLKCELGRVEKEIKQIRTQKESDEKSVKEQIQNLANKQEKRDAEWQSKIEERDAEMQRRNEKRDAEMENKFELLMEKQTKALLHQMQKSSENNDKTTINNTGNIQINQTKSNGAQHNPHTNRQTYPLNTVCPVFGDEKSQENSSRLRRERGHGPCRRQKTE; encoded by the exons ATGGATGACAAGAACAATTTCTCATTAACCTTCCCATTTCAGAAGCAAAGAAAAC GTATGTCTTGCAATGTATCCAACAAGGATCGGTTGACAATGGAATATGACAACGAGGTTGATCTAGATAAAGTTTCGATGAGACAACTTGAAGTTTTGGCAATGAAAATAAACGTTGATGAAAAGACTCACcaaattgagaaaaatcaaatccTGGAGCAAAGTGGGGAAAAGATTAGATTACTTGAAGATGAAAATGACTTTTTAAAAATCAAGACTGAGGATCAGGCAGACAAAATTAAACAGTTGGATAATGCAAACACAaaaaaagacagagaaatacaaaaactaaaaaacagAGAAGATGAACTGTCCGGAAAGATTGTTGAACTAGAAGCTCAAATTCTTCAAACAAAGGAAACCATTGATGAACAGAAATTAGAAATTGAGAGGCTGAAATGCGAGCTAGGTAGAGTAGAAAAGGAGATTAAACAAATAAGAACCCAAAAAGAATCTGACGAAAaatctgttaaagaacaaatacAGAATCTTgcaaacaaacaagaaaaacgaGATGCTGAATGGCAAAGTAAAATTGAAGAACGAGATGCTGAAATGCAAAGAAGAAATGAAAAACGAGACGCTGAAATGGAAAATAAGTTTGAATTATTGATGGAAAAACAGACAAAAGCACTGCTACACCAGATGCAAAAAAGCtctgaaaataatgataaaactaCAATAAATAATACAGGGAATATTCAAATCAACCAAACTAAAAGTAACGGTGCACAACACAATCCACATACAAACCGACAAACTTATCCTCTAAATACAGTATGTCCTGTGTTCGGAGATGAGAAAAGTCAAGAAAATTCATCAAGATTACGTAGGGAAAGAGGACATGGCCCATGTAGACGACAAAAAACAGAATAA